Within the Salmo salar chromosome ssa12, Ssal_v3.1, whole genome shotgun sequence genome, the region CAGTGAAATCAGCTGGGTAGGCTATATAATACCATTGGTCTATCCTATTCCAGATGGCTAAGAAGTACCACCCAGACACCAACCAGGATGACCCTCAGGCCAAGGAGAAGTTTGCCAAGCTGGCAGAAGCCTACGAGGTAGGCATTCAATTGGTCCCTGGCCTAATTCTCCAAATTCAAGTCCTGTATGTTTTCGACTGGCCAAGAATTACATTTCCAATATATCAAAACGCTCTGCCAAGCCAGGCATAGGATCTGatggggagctgatcctagatctgtacccatTTGAGCAACTTCTAGTCTCTTCTATATTATCTATAGATGGACAGTGAGACACAACCCCTTAGCAATGACTGGGATGTTGTTCCTGATGTTGTTCCTGATATTGTTCCCCCAAGGTGCTGAGTGACGAGGTGAAGAGGAAGCAGTATGACACGTACGGGGCGGCAGGCTTCGACCCCGGCCAGGCGGGAGGGGGGGCGGGGGGACAGCAGTACTGGAGGGCTGGGGGGGCCAGCGTCAACCCAGAGGAAATGTTCAGGAAGATCTTCGGGGAGTTCACAGGAGCACAGGCTTTTGGAGACTTCAACAGCATGTTTGAACAGAGGCCAGAGGTGTGGTTATAGcatgttataacagatgaataaCCCGGTTATAACACTTTTCATGATTCGGCATAGAATTAGAATTGGTAGAATGTACAAGTTCTAATTAACAGCAATGTTACATGATTTCATGTGAATGTTTAGAGCTTGCTCAGTTATTCATATTCAGCCATATGTTTTAATCTGtaactctttctccctctctcacactttaTTACCTCCCCCCCATTTTTCTCCCACTATACCTCCATCTCTTtacccttttctttctctctctctctcccttttcctgtctctctgttccctccctctctctctctctctctctctctcagtttgtgATGGAGCTGACGTTCACCCAGGCAGCTAAGGGAGTGAACAAGGAGATGACAGTGAACCTGGACGATGCGTGTCAGAGATGTGACGGTAAAGGTAGCGAGCCAGGAACCAAGGTCCAGCACTGTCACTACTGTAACGGCACCGGCATGGTGAGTGGTGTCAACCAACTGTCACCGTCAGGGACCAGGGCCTGTGTTCCCAAAGCGTCACACAATGATTTATTATAATttaaaaaggcaaaactgatcctagatcagaagtGCTACACTGAGTACTGATGTTTTACATggttgtctctaccatgactgTATCCCATTTATAAAACAGAAATCTCAGGGAGGCAGTATCCATTATAAATTCACTATCTACTCAATTTACTGCGGGGCTTAACCTTTTTGATCCACACTCCCACAACTTATTAAGGCACCTTtattatcattatactgtagtaaTAGCCATGTTAAAAATGTCTGATAATCTCAATGTTAGTCTCTGTGCTGCCCCCTGTAGGAGTCTATAAACACTGGTCCCTTCATGATGCGCTCTACGTGTCGCCGCTGTGGTGGGCGGGGCTCCATCATGACCACGCCCTGTGTGATGTGTCGCGGCTCGGGACAGACCAAACAGAGACAGACCGTCACTGTGCCTGTACccgcaggtgagagagagacactgactgtgtgtgtgtctggttgggCCATGGTACAAGGAGACAATTGTTCAATGACGTGATGAAAATGCAGATTGACTTCAGACATGGACTGATGTTTTATATTGTTGTCTTGCAGGAGTAGACAATGGACAGACTGTACGAATGCCAGTGGGGAAGAAGGAAATCCACATCACATTTAGAGTAAGTATGGACAGGAGTTTGGGTGTGTAGATATCTAAACTATTGCTCATGTCAATCCTTGTTTGATTGATTGTTTGTTCTGATGATCCAGCTTTGCTTCGGCTGACCGACCTGAAGCCTTACTAATATTCTGGAGACCTATCCAATATAAAAACATCGGGGAGACAATTATATTTTTCTCATTTGTGAAACACTTATTATGACACTGTTATATTTGTGATGGTTCGGATGGTCcggtctctcctcttctctccaggtcCAGAGGAGTCCAGTGTTCAGACGTGATGGTATCAACATCCACTCTGATGTACACATCTCTGTAGCCCAGGCTATTCTGGGGGGCTCTGCTAGAGCACAGGGACTCTACAACACCATAGATATACaggtgagagggggagaaagagttaGATCTCTGTAGGCCAGGCTATACTGGGGGGGCTCTGCTAGAGCACAGGGACTctacaacaccatagacacactcACCGGCCAGTTTGTTAGGTACACCACACTGTTCGCCAAACTGAATCGAGTCACGTGGCTTGttgtataaagcaggcagacgggcatcaaggcattcagttactgttcggttAAACGTTAGAATGGGtaaaaacgagtgacctaagcgacctTGAGTGTGGtgtgatcgtcggtgccaggcgcgccggATCCAGTGTCTCAGAAACGGccaccctcctgggcttttcacacacaaCAGTGCGACAatcaaaaaacatccagtcagcggcagtcttgTGGGCtgaaacagctcgttgatgaggtcgaaaggagaatggcaagaattgtgcaagctaacaggcgtgccacaaacagacaaataacggcgcagtacagCAGTGGTGTGCACAACGGCATCTTGGAACCCACAACTCAacgatccttgtcacggatgggctattgcagcagacgaccacaccgggttccactcctgtcAACTAACAACAAGAAGAAGCAGCTCCTGTGGGCATGTGAACACTGGACATCTGAGGAGTAGAAAAACATCACCTGGAACATGACAGTGAGTTCAGTTTAGTTGAGTGGCCTGCGaagtccccagacctcaaccctatagagcaTCTTTAAGATGAAATGGAACGAGATGTACCACCAGTCCAATCTGCAGTAACTGTGTCACCATGGACCAACATCCTTGTGGAACGTTTCTGACACATTGTAGAATaccctgaagaattcaggctgttctggaggcaaaagaGGGGTCTGACCCGGTAcgagatgggtgtacctaataaactgtccggtgagtgtatacgtgtgagagggagggaaggagagagaaatcaGTTGTTTTCTGCCCGGTCACACTTACTCTACAACATTATAAGCATCCAGGTGAGGGAGGGGAAAAGGAACTGTATCCCTGACTATTGAATTTTGAAGTATTTCAATGTTTGGGTGTCATTTTGTTCAGTATGTATTACATTACCACATCTTTCAATCTGACAACCATCTGGAAATATGACATTAGATACATGTTATACTGACCTAGTCAATCTGACAACCATCTGGAAATATGACATTAGATACATGTTACACTGACCTAGTCAATCTGACAACCATCTGGAAATATGACATTAGATACATGTTACACTGACCTAGTCAATCTGACAACCATCTGGAAATATGACATTAGATACATGTTACACTGACCTAGTCAATCGGACAACCATCTGGAAATATGACATTAGATACATGTTACACTGACCTAGTCAATCTGACAACCATCTGGAAATATGACATTAGATACATGTTATACTAACCTTAGTCTTGCTTGTCCAAGCTGAAGGATCTACTTGGCTTGTGTCGTTAGACACACTGTCAGATGTGAAAAGAGACTGGATTGACCGAACCACTGCCCTTTGTTTTGTAGATCCCTCCGGGTTGCCAGGCCGACCAGAAGATCCGTCTTCAGGGAAAGGGGATCCAGAGGATGAACAGCTATAGTTATGGAGATCACTACGTTCACATCAAGATCAGAGTACCTAAgtaagagagaacacacacacagagatgtgcgGGGACACACActcccataaacacacactcccataaacacacacaaatcaaatctagttttattggtcgcatacacagatttgcagatgttatcaaaagggaagcaaaatgcttgtgtttctagctccaaaaaTACCTAACAATGCAATACTAAAAAACATAATACGCACATAATCCCATAGGAACGAGAAACAGGCTGAGCGTGTCTGTCAGCGCCATCTGGTGGAGAGTCTGATGTTAACACAGCCCCATTCACTTAACTCAGACTGTTGTCTAGCTAGCATGGTTTCGTGTGACCACTGCTTTCACTTTTTCAAGGTTAAAATAGCATGTTATTAACCATCCCTCTTGTCTTCTACCACTGTAGGAAGTTAACCCGTAGACAGCGCTCCCTGCTCCTGAGCTATGCAGAGGAAGAGACTGACGTGGAGGGGACTGTCAACGGAGTCACTGCTACTACCACAGGTAGGTTGTTTATACCTGGGAATTCTATATAGTTCCACATCCAgatcaccttgtcttctcctgcCACTGCCAgccctctcaacacacacacacacacattttaaatgcTTTACTTAATCTACAAATCACATTACAACAAATAAGGATTCAAACATTTCAAACGCACGCCAAGCACACAAGTGTATACACAAACACACGTGTTAAAACATGATGCAAACATGGGTCGTATTTTGGCTGATGCATGTAGTACCTGTCTTTGTCCAGGTGGGGGCAGGAGTGGGCAGCACTCTGAGTTTggggcaggacaggacagaacagaggggcaggagaagaagaaagaagaagaggGCATCCtttccaaaataaagaaaatgttTAGCTGACAGCCACACCTCAGGTAGGACCCCACAACACCCTAAACATTAGCTGTGTAATGTGTATTTGTCTGACTAACATGAATACTTTACCttcagaatacacacacacactaacatatacATTTCTCCAACCTGCGGTGTGGCTGTCCTAtagtacagtggttcccaaactgtggggtgGGGTCATCAGGGAGGGCGCGGGTATACAGCACATGAATttacattagacatggcaaaatgaatagaattgcaagaaaatgtgctttaaatCTGCAAAATgtcagaatacacacacacacacacacacacacacacactctaacagatCACTCTTCCAACCTGCAGTGTGGCTGTCCTATTGTAGATAGTATGTAGGTCTGGATACACCTGCTGCTCATTCCTCTGCTTAGGCCTGTTCTATAGAACCAGACTCACACCTGTAGATGTCTCCCACCAACCCTGACTAATATAGTCACTTTTGGAAGCATTTGTCTGACCTCTTGTTCCCCCCCATTTCCTCTTCCCAGGTAAGAGGTCAACAGGACAATAATGGGAGAAGGTAAGCGACTGGCACTCCGTCCCGCTCACCACCCTCCCTCACCTACCGcctggatagagggagagaaagaggaaggtaGAGAAATTGAGAGGGGTTTGGATTTGTTGTAAGAACATCCATTTCGACACGGAACGGGCCACCAAGAAAGCCCTGCCACACACGGTTCAGTCCCAAATGACACAGGTGTTGGGTTGAGAAACTAAAACTTGTTTTACCTGGAGGGGATTCAAAATGGACATCAGCAAGGAATACAGAAGATTTGCAAAGAGAAGCGAGGAGAAGAAGCGAAGACAATAATTTGAGCAAGCTTTTCAGATACACAAATTCTGCAGATGATCAGGACCTGTATTCAGAGTAggagtgatctaggatcagttcccccTTTGTCCATTAATTGTAATCTGAGGcaaaactgatcccagatcagcattcctactatgagacgctttatgaatatgggccctgaTCTTACAATGGCTGGTCTGGAGAAGTGTCTTAGCACCTCAGGAACCACATCCATAAGAGTGTTTgtataatctgtgcagaatatatTTAGGACACACCCATTGGCATCATGTTGTGGTCTGATAAAGGCTGATGCATTTAGTTGTATTGTCATTGTGTAAGGGGCAACACAGCTGTGCAAGTCTTCGTTAATAAAGTATTGAAACTGAAATACAACTTCATCATACATTAAAATGCTGGATTGTGGTAAACGTATGACTAAAATGTAGTGATAATCATAGTTGTATCAGTGCATATCTAAACCCgtctgggctccctgcctgtgccattaaacccctacaactcatccagaacgccgcagcccgtctggtgttcaaccttcccaagttctcgcacgtctctccactggcttcctgttgaagctcgcatccgctacaagaccatggcgcttgcctacggagctgtgaggggaacggcacctccgtaccttcaggctctgatcaggccctacacccaaacaagggcactgcgctcatccacctctgaggaagcacagttcccgctcagcccagtcaaaactgttcgctgctctggcaccccaatggtggaacaagctccctcacgacgccaggacagcggagtcaatcaccaccttccggagacacctgaaaccccacctcttcaaggaatacctaggataggataaagtaatccttctaacccccccttaaaagatttagatgcactattgtaaagtggttgttccactggatatcataaggtgaatccaccaatttgtaagtcgctctggataagagcgtctgctaaatgacgtaaatgttctGGAGTACAGTATAAGTGGACTGTGTTTATTTGGCAGCAAATGGAAAACATAGCAACAAAGTAGTAGATATTACATACAATAATgccacaatctatatacacacatgCGATCTGTCACAATCACGCACTATTTTCCCTCACCATTCCCTTTTGTTGTTTTTCCCCCCACATTGTTTACCAGTCTCCCTAGCGGTTCTCTGAACCTTAATCTTCTCTCGATCTCCTTCCATTCAAATCCAATTTCATTTGtcacttcataaacaacaggtgtagactaacagtgaaaggcTTACAGGTCCACCCCAACAGTGTAAagaataaaaaattataatagaaaaatagtaacacaaggaataaatacacaataagtAACAACAACGTGGCTGTATAAAtagcagcagcagtgtatgtgatgcgAGTATAGAGTCAaaatagtgcaaaaagggtcagtgCCTGCAGTCTTCTGGTTTGGAGGTTCCACACAACCAGtgcaatatactgtacatgtttttTCTATGACTTTTTTCATTATTTCATCTTAGCGAATCACACTACTGCAGGGTATGGCTCCAAATCAATACATTCTCTAACTCagcttctcatctcctctcccctcattttCTTAAATACATTGGACATCCAATGTAGAACCTGGTCGAACATCACATTAAAGTTGATAATCATCCACGTTGTCAGAGTCGTCCTCCAGTGCATCACGGTGCCGAGGGGCCCCCCAGGTTTATCACTCTGACCGATCTCAGTCTGCTCTGAACTCACTGTGACAAAAGATAGAAGCAAAATTGAGTGCAGTGTAGCCTACTGTGATGATTCATCTCCTTTGTTATTTTATGTAATAGTTAGCATTTTTGCAGTCTATAGAGGATTAGTGTGTTACAGGTGAATGAGCAATTCTGTGTGTACAGTAATTCAGTCATGATTGGCCGCATGTACACCAAAGTAGTCAGCTGTGGACAAGATACACTTGTAATATGACATGTGTTCTTACTGTCAGGgggatacaatacaatactgtgCCTCCTTTGGTTTGTCCTGTTAGTAGGAGGACCTTCTCCAGCTCCCAAAGCTAGTGGGACCATcaaagaagagaaaaaaaaaacaatgtgatATAAGTCAAATACATTGCTAACAACTGTACTTTGACACCAAAATTTGTGTGACAGAACTGGTGCAAAAATAGGTCAGGAAAAGTTACTTTATGGATCCTAGGAAATGTCAGGCTTCTGCACTAGTATTTATCACAGTTGAGCCTATTTGCTACACGGCCAAGTTAGTAGCCTCAACAAGCTCCGTCTCATGTTGAATTAGACATTCatctatgtttaaaaaaaaaaacatttagaagttgttccaaacgtcaaatttaagGTAGGGGTATGAAATGTTAAATGTTTAAATTACATTGGGATCGTTAACGTTTAGAAAAAGTCGATAGCGGAAAACAAAATcagtgcagttatcacaaaactACCCCTAACAGGCCCCGATCATCATCATAAAGGGAGAGAAATAAATGTAACTTATAACTAATACAACAATGCTGTAAGTAGGTGAGCTTTCTAATTATTTGCCACGGACATAAAGCGCTCCACACATCGTCGTTAACAGTTGGGAAAATGACAGTGACATGCTGACCACCGCTGTTATTCAATCGttccacccacactgctcgcgtgcggCAACGAGCGTCTGCATAGCCAGGCACTAAAATAGAATTTGGTTCTGTTTGTGACACGTGACGCTCTGCAAGtccagcctctcccatctcctcattggtttttaagtCAACATACCCACGTggatgattgaaagatgaactgaggtccccactccagtccagttggtagtggtaatgcaccttaaagttggttgccaactgtcatataaagtccaaagaagaagaagcctgaaggaggagagatgactagaaacaaactcagtttacccttttatctgtggattcattgtcatagaggaccttgtgcatttcaggtcaaatttgtcccaggacaaattagctagcgaCAGCAAACTAGCTGGCTAAATtgacataaatgtttaatgctttttgacctgtccccaaatgaatatagttggttcagagtttgttttgatatttcaacctacgtgtcctgatcgcgtctggtgtgagTGGACCAAATCAACATGCGTGCGATGGCACACGCACGTGAGGTCTGGTCAGCATGACAGGGAAGTGACAACAGCGAGGCCCTGTATGgcaagcagtggtgtaaagtacttaagtaaaaatactttaaagtactacttaagtagttttgggggggtatctgtactttactatttatttttcgcaacttttacttcactacattcctaaagcaaataatgtactttttagtccatacatttccctgacacccaaaaggactcgttacatgttgaatgcttagcaggacaggaaaatggtccaattcacgcacttgtaCAAGACAACatgcctggtcatccctactgcctctgatctggcgaacTCACTAAAACACAaacgcttcgtttgtaaatgatgttagaatgttgaagtgtgaccctggctatccgtaattttttaaaaaggtaccgtctggtttgcttaatgtaaggaatttgaaattatttactcacttttgatacttaagtatctttaaaaccagatacttttagacttttactcaagtattattttactgtgagactttcacttgagtcattttctattaagggatctttacttttactcaagtatgacaactgggtactttttccaccactggcaatAAGCTactttgagaagttaaatgagaaggtGATAATGCAAactttctttggattggtggatacatcttattATTTTAATATTGTTTGAATATTCGaggggggatttttttttttacgtcaaccgcctgtattcaatggagagtgatACTATGCTACTTGCCTCCtaacatgaatatgcatagccttCGAGACTATTCCGAtagtgttttttctcaaagttgccaggATGTCACGTGTCCTGCTTATAGCAGAACACTTGTAACAAACAAGCTAAgtattacgaaacttctattcgatcaaataaacctcacgtagcaaataagccattacattttttgttgaccaaatttgaCACGTATTGACCTTCATACAAAAACCTCACTTGGTGAGCGAAATACTAAACGCCACATGCtggataaaaaatattttgggccGAGTTGAGCCTCACTTCGACTCTCTGGGCAGGGTTGCCATGTCCGAAGTTCTCAAAAAAAATTGGGCTACTTTGAAAACAATGTTGTGGTTGAAAATGTATTGGTCGCGGGGTTGCCGTTTTTGGCCTACTTCTAAATTGCACCGCGGTCGCATGACAATTTCCTAcaaatatataaactcagcaaaaaaagaaacgtccctttttcaggaccctgtctttcaaagataatttgtaaaaatc harbors:
- the LOC106564522 gene encoding dnaJ homolog subfamily A member 3, mitochondrial isoform X2; this translates as MASSVAVCTARLLNSVGVSSGHRRACSLLASARHGEACVTAILGTQRCRIGGNFGCLRPGNAVTLRITGLRSPHVVSSSHSFHTSCSSANKQDLYDVLGVPRTATQKEIKKAYYQMAKKYHPDTNQDDPQAKEKFAKLAEAYEVLSDEVKRKQYDTYGAAGFDPGQAGGGAGGQQYWRAGGASVNPEEMFRKIFGEFTGAQAFGDFNSMFEQRPEFVMELTFTQAAKGVNKEMTVNLDDACQRCDGKGSEPGTKVQHCHYCNGTGMESINTGPFMMRSTCRRCGGRGSIMTTPCVMCRGSGQTKQRQTVTVPVPAGVDNGQTVRMPVGKKEIHITFRVQRSPVFRRDGINIHSDVHISVAQAILGGSARAQGLYNTIDIQIPPGCQADQKIRLQGKGIQRMNSYSYGDHYVHIKIRVPKKLTRRQRSLLLSYAEEETDVEGTVNGVTATTTGKRSTGQ
- the LOC106564522 gene encoding dnaJ homolog subfamily A member 3, mitochondrial isoform X1, coding for MASSVAVCTARLLNSVGVSSGHRRACSLLASARHGEACVTAILGTQRCRIGGNFGCLRPGNAVTLRITGLRSPHVVSSSHSFHTSCSSANKQDLYDVLGVPRTATQKEIKKAYYQMAKKYHPDTNQDDPQAKEKFAKLAEAYEVLSDEVKRKQYDTYGAAGFDPGQAGGGAGGQQYWRAGGASVNPEEMFRKIFGEFTGAQAFGDFNSMFEQRPEFVMELTFTQAAKGVNKEMTVNLDDACQRCDGKGSEPGTKVQHCHYCNGTGMESINTGPFMMRSTCRRCGGRGSIMTTPCVMCRGSGQTKQRQTVTVPVPAGVDNGQTVRMPVGKKEIHITFRVQRSPVFRRDGINIHSDVHISVAQAILGGSARAQGLYNTIDIQIPPGCQADQKIRLQGKGIQRMNSYSYGDHYVHIKIRVPKKLTRRQRSLLLSYAEEETDVEGTVNGVTATTTGGGRSGQHSEFGAGQDRTEGQEKKKEEEGILSKIKKMFS